In Zingiber officinale cultivar Zhangliang chromosome 9B, Zo_v1.1, whole genome shotgun sequence, the genomic window CCATCCAAAAATCACAGTATAGCCAAGCTGAAGACCTGGCACAAACCATAAATAGTTTATGTCACAGATAAGAAATGGTAGATAAAGCTTGAAATAGAACTTTGTGAAATCTAAGTGACGTTGAATAAAACTTCAAATAAGTACCTACGATTAGGAAAGCCTTTGTAAATCTATATCTTCTCTGGTAATAAAGCTCCAGAAAATGATTCAAATGTgctggaaaagaaaaaaaaaaaaaaggagagagagacAGATTAATGTTTGAGAAGAATCAAAAACAACATAAAGAAAAGTAGAGTTTATTACATGAAGGAACAAGGATTCACATCAACAGTAAAAAATTTGCTTACTACAAAATAGAAATAGACCTAGAGCCATATCAGATTTTTGGTATAAGAGTTTCTATTATCATGTCAAAGAAAGtaaaataaataaggaattttggTACTTGCAATTTACAGATCAAATGAAACATGCATCACAGTTGGTAGATATTGTTCTCAACTCAAAGTTACAAGCTATATCCAGAGAGTGAATCATTTTCAATACCATCAAATTCTCAAAGTTCAAGAACCTTTACATGAAAATTCTAGTTAATATGTTAGTTTAGAAACAAATAACACATTATTATTAAAACTGAAAGCAATCAAAGTTGAGGTACTTAAAAATTACAACTAAATTACCTAAACTGAAGAAAACTGGACTCAGAAAAATGATACTTGAAGTTCCAAACCCTCCACAAAGAAGCAATGGTATCATACATGCCCTGAAAACAAGCTCTTCAGTAAATGGAGCCTGACCGTAGAAGTTCCTTAGTCAGTTTATCTCAGGTGGTAATTATTACTACAATTTAAAGCAAGGTCAAATGATGCCaaaaaatcaatatatatatatatatataatatgaaaattttaaaatatattcctttattttctaattaACCAAGCTGAACTGTCtcaaataaatatggaaataagtaattaatataataagaaagaaactGAACGTGtagaacctaaactaaccatCAGGCTCAGACTCTAGCAAGTGACCCAAACAAATATTTTCAAGTATCAAAAGGTTAACTACATAATAGACCATTGGATAAACACTTCATTGCATGCATTCTATACTTTTTATTGGTGAGAAGGGATGAaaaatatgatatgaagttcatTAACACATGGTGCCTTACCACTACATAGTTACGCCAAGCCATGACATTCCGAGCATAAGCAGTGATCCAATCCATACACCTCAGAACACACATGTCAAATCCGCTGCAAGAATTTTCTCGGCTGCCTTCTTTTCGAGAAGCAATCAACTTCCATGTCTTCGATACAAACGATCCTCCATACAGCAGGGAAGTCagaaggagaggaaagaaaacagCTTGGCACTACATAATTAACACGAATTTTCACTTTAGAAGTACAACGAAAGCATCGACCTCGCGATGCTAGAAAACCTAGAAGCACAAACAACTCGTTAACTTGCCAAGTGGTCGATCCTGACACCAAAAACACCCAAAACGGATGAAAAATCATCGAGTCTCCCGAGCTGATACAAAAAGAAAATGTCAACCCTGAACCTCTTGGGACGAATGGTAGTGAAATCGACGAGGTGGAAGCACGGCTTACTCCAAGTAGGAACCCACAGGCGACGACCGAGGCGACGGAGGAGACAGCAGCGCAGGCAAAGCGTCGAATGATAAAGCTATCGAGCGACGCCGGAGGAGGGAGGCGAAAGATTACGGTCGGCGAATATAGGGTTGCGACGTAGAAGAATGCCATAGACGCACAAGCGGCCACCGCCACCCCTCCCGAGACGGAGACCGCCAAGGCCACCGCTGGCGAGGGGTCGAATACATAAGGATCCATCGCCGAAGATGAAGACAGAACCATGGCGGCCAATGGGTCTTCCGGATCCGCTTAACGAGAGAGCAAGAAACCCAAGTCAGTCTCAGAAAAGCCCCTTCCCAGCTCGGCTGCTTTTCATTTGTTTATTTATCAAATTCCCCCCTTGCAAGGAAAGAAGAGGCGAGAAAGATATGAGAATGGTAGAGCGAATTGGGCCATGTCAATTTGGATTGAAGCTTCGATTTTGGTAGTCCTGTCAAATAATTCATTaggtttaaattttattaatatacTTTAAGACGGATCTAAATAGGCCCCTATTATAGGGGTGATCATAGATTATATTATAGGGGTGATCATAGATTAAATTAGTTTAATTATTAAGATAAAAAA contains:
- the LOC122025540 gene encoding CAAX prenyl protease 2-like isoform X2, whose amino-acid sequence is MVLSSSSAMDPYVFDPSPAVALAVSVSGGVAVAACASMAFFYVATLYSPTVIFRLPPPASLDSFIIRRFACAAVSSVASVVACGFLLGLGRLDDFSSVLGVFGVRIDHLCQAVFFPLLLTSLLYGGSFVSKTWKLIASRKEGSRENSCSGFDMCVLRCMDWITAYARNVMAWRNYVVAPFTEELVFRACMIPLLLCGGFGTSSIIFLSPVFFSLAHLNHFLELYYQRRYRFTKAFLIVGLQLGYTVIFGWFASFLFIRTDVIQCPALNYSTVCRELNISHSCPCIL
- the LOC122025540 gene encoding CAAX prenyl protease 2-like isoform X1, with the translated sequence MVLSSSSAMDPYVFDPSPAVALAVSVSGGVAVAACASMAFFYVATLYSPTVIFRLPPPASLDSFIIRRFACAAVSSVASVVACGFLLGLGRLDDFSSVLGVFGVRIDHLCQAVFFPLLLTSLLYGGSFVSKTWKLIASRKEGSRENSCSGFDMCVLRCMDWITAYARNVMAWRNYVVAPFTEELVFRACMIPLLLCGGFGTSSIIFLSPVFFSLAHLNHFLELYYQRRYRFTKAFLIVGLQLGYTVIFGWFASFLFIRTGNLISPIVAHVFCNVMGLPVLSCPRTKGLATLAAAAGVLCFLWLLFPATSPYLYNDLRDGCSCWHRYCSWS